The DNA window CACTCTACACACTACACAAACTCTGGTCTGAAACACTCTATACACTCCACAAACTCTGGTCTGAAACACTCTATACACTCCACCAACTCtggtctgaaaaaaatatttacattttgttaaaaaccACTTCagaattatgtatattattttttcaatggatttgttttgaaataatatacaaaagaaatgcaatgtaaatgttatgttatgttttttgGATCTTATCaaggaataaaatgtttttaatcataAAGTGCATGCATTTGCAAtagaaacacaaataaatgacCTGTGATAAACAGTGATATAAAGTGCCTTCATTTATCCTCTTCCCTAAAGCTCATATTTTTAGTACAACATTACTGCTAATATCTCGCAGATTACACTGGAGCACATCtataaaacagacatttttgcTCTtgctaaaagaaaacaatttacaGTAAGTCAACCCTCCACCTGGACACACTGCTTTGAGCTGTTGCCTCATTTACCAGCTCGCGTCGGGAGCAGTTTTCCCAGTCTTCTTACGGTTGAGCATCCTGCAGAAGACACCTGCCGTGACAACTGCGACGAGGCATAGGAAGGACAGGAAACCCACCACCCCCCAAAGACCAAAAGAGTTAACGTTTTTCTGGTGAGTGAGTTGCGATTCTCCAAAGCCTTCTAATTTAGTGGTTATAGGAGGGGAGGTGATGGTTTGGACATCTGTCGTTCCAGCATTGGTGGCCGGGTCAACACTTCTCCTGCGTCTACACTGCTTAAACGCACTGCAGGTGCTCTTCTCACAGAGACGGGTAACGCAGTGCAGGTAGTAGGTCGACAATATCTCATTCTGCTGCTCCTTGAAGCGGAAGGCAGTGAACGAGAAGCGGGCGTGCTGACTGTCTCCGTTCTCATAAATGGTGGTCATTAAATCCTGTGAGCAAGAGACGAACAGGTTATAGAAGGTGGAGTTAGCGGGCAGAGGAGACATGGACGCGTAGCATCTGTCCAGCAACACGTGGTACTGGGTGGTCAAGTTTATTGCCCTGACTTGAGCAAAGATTTTGGTTTTAAGCTCAATACCAAGTCTCGGAATGATCATGGGCGTAGTGTAGTTAGGATCACTGAAGAGTTCCAGGCTCAACGTGCTGAGGAAACTCCCATTTGTGTCCCTCACTGCAATGGAAGACCCAGATGTGTTTATCTGGTTGTTGTTGATCAGGTATTCTAAGGGATAGGCACAGGAGTAAAAGTACCTCAGGTCGACATTGTAACTGACTGTCCCTATGGTGGGGTCGTTTGATCGGACAACACCACTGATGTTGACTGTCTGGATGTTGGAGAAGTCCGAGAACACGCCTGTGCCTGGAGCGCTGTCCGTCCTGAACGTGCTTTCGCAAGAGTTGGTGAGGTTCAATTCAAACCTCAAGACGGGCGGTGTTACACTTGTGTCCACGGTTCCTTTGCAGGCCGGGTCATTCACAACGCCGTTGAGGATTAGCAGGGACTCGTTGTAGCCACTGTACATAGCAGGACAGATGAGGATTGCCAGGCCAATAGATCTGGTGCCACAAGTTACAGAGATATCAGTGTTTAGTGGCTGTCTTGCATTTGATCCGCAGTCACTTAATTGTAGTTGAATAGTCTTTGCAACCAACATGGCAAATAAGAAAATGCTGAAACGCATTTTTGATATCTTTCCTGAGTTAAATCTACACGTTTGCTTAAAGATGTAGTTTGttggtttgtctcctgctgctTAATTCGGTCGTGTTGTATGGAGGTACTTTTATATCCAAGGCTCCTTACTATTGGACAGAAACATgtccaaaaacttttttttgggGCCATTTCAATAAACACAAGACACCTTTCGTCTTCAGAAATGAAGCATAGAAAATGGCCTAGTTCCTTTGTGGCTCTACTTTAAGGGAGATGCTCCCTTGACATGATAATATGATATAGCTTGACTCCTTTTTTGAGTCTCTACAACATCTTGTTGACCTGTACATTCCTACGGTGTGAATGAGATCAAAAATAGCACACAATGACCGGCAGTGACATTTTATCAATGTCCGTGTACAGCATATATCAATGTCAGTTTGACCTTAAACAGAGGGTGACTTCTCATTTCTTCTTTGATTCGCGGGTGATTTCTATTGAAAGTATTTCCTTAATTTTAGACACAACCTGGTGGCATCTATACACACCTCACCAATTGTCGTTGCCGAAAAACATCTACAACAAGTCACTATAAAAACAAAAGTACCCCATTTGTTGGAAAAAAGGAGTtacaaaaatatgcatttcttCAGTTGACCCATCCATTAGAAAAGTAAAATAGTGTATATATTATCACATtggtaattacatttattaaaaaggagTGTTTCTTTCTAAGAAAGGTATAGGTGGTCCCCAAAAACATATTGGTGTGTGTAGGAATGTTCCAAAAATCATCATACTAATATTCATAATTGTATCTGTTTTATTACTTGGTACCCTCAAttgtaaattgactaatgagcAAAAACATCTCAAACATCGGTATAGCCCATAAACCCATGGGCTTGTTAGGGTTAACACTCTGAGGGCATTGTGGATGTTCGTTTTAGGGGTGGTTGTGCTTTGTCAGGGAGGCATTTTGGCAGTTCACACACATGATTAATTTTCTAgctttattttgtttccctTCAGTTTGCTCACTGTGATTGTTCAGAAGTTTGCGCACCTCCATTTGCTCCGGGATAATATTACTGTCTCCCACTCCCTTTTTTGTTCTAAGTGAAAGATTAGAAGGATGCAAGCACGCCATGTTCGACTTcatgaaacaaatgtttcaatgCGCCATGTGACCGAGGCACAGTACACCCCGGCCTTAAGACAAAAGACTAAGGGGTTTCATTCTACCCCCACTGTAACGAAAATACTGATAGAAAATGGTTGCTACGAAGTACATCCCTGTTGGGTCCCTTGGCAAAACCTGTTCTCTAATGGAACATTGATGCTATGATCTTGGACGCAAATGTATGTCTGATTTCTATGGTAATTTGCCTGAATGATATGCCTGGTTATCAACCAGGCTTTGTAGTGGCTCTCTGGCCCTGTGGATTAGGAAAATTATACTTTTTGAATATAAATAGATATAAATCGGTGGAATGCCATTGTCTCACTCGCTTACCTGTGTCT is part of the Esox lucius isolate fEsoLuc1 chromosome 16, fEsoLuc1.pri, whole genome shotgun sequence genome and encodes:
- the LOC105016462 gene encoding zona pellucida-like domain-containing protein 1, yielding MYSGYNESLLILNGVVNDPACKGTVDTSVTPPVLRFELNLTNSCESTFRTDSAPGTGVFSDFSNIQTVNISGVVRSNDPTIGTVSYNVDLRYFYSCAYPLEYLINNNQINTSGSSIAVRDTNGSFLSTLSLELFSDPNYTTPMIIPRLGIELKTKIFAQVRAINLTTQYHVLLDRCYASMSPLPANSTFYNLFVSCSQDLMTTIYENGDSQHARFSFTAFRFKEQQNEILSTYYLHCVTRLCEKSTCSAFKQCRRRRSVDPATNAGTTDVQTITSPPITTKLEGFGESQLTHQKNVNSFGLWGVVGFLSFLCLVAVVTAGVFCRMLNRKKTGKTAPDASW